In one window of Heterodontus francisci isolate sHetFra1 chromosome 24, sHetFra1.hap1, whole genome shotgun sequence DNA:
- the LOC137383716 gene encoding probable G-protein coupled receptor 139 yields the protein MHQPINSIQKIYYIILVVIGVPVNLLAIVILSRGKCGLSTCTTRYLVAMATADLLFIITDVILGRISYYYFAGSFLDITPVCSVINVLRYEATDCSVWFTVTFSFDRFVAICCQKLKTKYCTKKTAAVVLATTCILLCLQNIPLYFIYVPGEIIDNVPWFCTVNPSCYTEPGWVGFDRFDIVLTPLLPFILILLLNALTVRHILMASRIRKRLRGQSKGENRSDPEMESRRKSMILLFTMSGSFILLWLMYVIYFLTCSIAGINLEDYTHPLYIFGQVGLMLQVLSCCTNTFIYGATQSKFREQVKNAVKYPMTSIIQLMNKQNN from the coding sequence ttaatttactggcgattgtgatcctgtcccggggaaagtgcggactctccacctgcaccactcgctacctggtggccatggcaacggcggatctactgttcaTCATCACTGATGTCATACTGGGGCGGATCAGTTATTACTATTTTGCAggatctttcctggacatcacccctgtgtgcagtgttatCAATGTCCTCCGTTAtgaagccacagactgttctgtctggttcaccgtcactttctcctttgatcgatttgtggctatttgttgccaaaagctgaaaactaaatattgcaccaagaaaactgcggctgtggttctagcaacaacctgcattctgctctgtttacaaAACATCCCCCTCTACTTTATATATGTACCTGGAGAGAttatcgacaatgtaccgtggttctgtacTGTAAATCCAAGCTGTtatactgagcctggatgggtgggatttgacagaTTTGATatagttttaaccccattgctcccattcattttaattctgttgctcaacgctctgacggtcagacacattttaatggccaGTCGAATCCgtaagagactgaggggtcagagcaagggagagaatcgcagtgacccagagatggagagcagaaggaagtctatgattttactcttcaccatgtcCGGCagtttcatacttctgtggttgatgtATGTTATATATTTCTTAACTTGTAGTATTGCAGGGATAAATCTCGAGGATTACACTCATCCTTTGTATATCTTTGGACAAGTCGGATTGATGCTGCAGgtattaagttgctgcacaaacacatttatttatggggcgacacagtccaagttcagagagcaggtcaagaacgcAGTGAAATATCCCatgacatcaattattcaattaatgaataaacaaaacaactga